One segment of Candidatus Bathyarchaeota archaeon DNA contains the following:
- a CDS encoding DUF4013 domain-containing protein yields the protein MDLGENLSNSLEYAKKMARDAGRWVLLIVLGVIPIVNWIVMGYWARVVKETPASEEPPRLEGYGSMWVQGIKIIVAGIIYMIIPIALIVAGLATAIPWGMMRRPMAGLTAFPFLSGLALVMFTVAVVVSFLIAIIAVMGIVHMIKQDRFTKAFAVSEILATIGRIGWGSYILWLIVLFVISIIYSLIGGIPYIGWLVTLVLSPLFLVFTARSAALTYEAGRKPSAAEELAEAPSEGYKFCMECGARIPAEAEYCPKCGAKQ from the coding sequence ATGGATTTAGGGGAGAACCTGAGTAACAGTTTGGAGTATGCCAAGAAGATGGCTAGGGACGCGGGGAGGTGGGTCCTCCTCATAGTATTAGGGGTGATCCCTATAGTGAACTGGATCGTCATGGGATACTGGGCTAGGGTGGTGAAGGAGACCCCCGCCTCGGAGGAGCCCCCCAGACTTGAGGGTTACGGATCCATGTGGGTTCAAGGCATCAAGATAATCGTCGCAGGAATAATCTACATGATCATACCTATAGCCTTAATCGTCGCCGGATTGGCTACAGCCATCCCTTGGGGGATGATGCGGAGGCCGATGGCGGGGTTAACCGCTTTCCCATTCCTCAGCGGTTTAGCGCTCGTAATGTTCACCGTTGCCGTTGTGGTCTCCTTCCTCATAGCGATAATAGCCGTCATGGGCATCGTACATATGATCAAGCAGGACAGGTTCACCAAAGCCTTCGCGGTGAGCGAAATACTCGCCACAATCGGCAGGATAGGGTGGGGAAGCTACATCCTATGGCTCATAGTATTATTCGTGATCTCCATTATATACAGCCTCATCGGCGGGATACCATACATTGGATGGCTCGTAACACTGGTCTTATCGCCTTTATTCCTGGTCTTCACCGCCAGGTCAGCGGCCTTAACCTACGAAGCCGGGAGAAAACCATCCGCGGCCGAGGAGCTGGCAGAGGCCCCAAGCGAAGGATATAAGTTCTGCATGGAATGCGGCGCCAGGATCCCAGCGGAAGCGGAATACTGCCCGAAATGCGGCGCCAAACAGTGA
- a CDS encoding metallophosphoesterase gives MILILHGDGSNEGETVLTRIFYATDLHGSEKAFMKLLRAGEFYEASVVIVGGDITGKMVVPIIRQNDGTYRVNFLGEDKILKNEGEVEKIQQFIRDGGNYPYLTDDREMEELAANKDLVDKLFSKLMIERLHEWFKKAEEKLAKRNIKMFITPGNDDSFDIDPIFDKFNLVINPEGKVIEIDGYHEMISTGYSNITPWRCPRDVPEEQLAEKIEDMVSQIKDIKNAVFNFHCPPFDSGLDIAPKLDENFKPVTGADGFKMIPVGSTAIRKAIETHQPLLSLHGHIHESRGARLIGRTLCINPGSEYGEGILRGAIINLEQDKVKGYMLTSG, from the coding sequence TTGATCTTAATATTACATGGCGATGGATCTAATGAGGGAGAGACCGTGTTAACTAGAATTTTCTACGCTACAGATCTACATGGTTCAGAAAAGGCTTTCATGAAACTGCTAAGGGCAGGAGAGTTTTATGAGGCAAGTGTCGTTATAGTAGGCGGAGACATTACTGGAAAGATGGTTGTTCCAATAATTAGACAAAATGACGGAACATATAGAGTCAATTTCCTTGGAGAGGATAAAATACTTAAAAATGAAGGTGAAGTTGAGAAGATTCAGCAGTTCATCAGGGATGGCGGCAACTATCCTTACCTGACGGATGATAGGGAAATGGAGGAATTGGCCGCTAATAAGGACTTGGTTGATAAGTTATTTTCTAAATTGATGATAGAGAGGCTGCATGAATGGTTTAAAAAAGCTGAAGAAAAACTTGCAAAAAGAAATATAAAAATGTTTATCACACCAGGAAATGATGATAGCTTCGATATAGATCCTATATTTGATAAATTTAATTTAGTGATAAATCCTGAAGGAAAGGTGATAGAGATAGATGGATACCATGAGATGATCAGTACAGGATACTCCAATATAACTCCATGGAGATGTCCGCGAGATGTTCCGGAAGAGCAATTAGCTGAGAAGATCGAGGACATGGTCTCACAAATTAAAGATATTAAAAATGCGGTGTTCAATTTCCATTGCCCTCCATTTGATTCAGGCCTAGATATAGCACCTAAATTGGATGAGAATTTCAAGCCTGTGACTGGCGCTGACGGCTTTAAAATGATCCCGGTAGGCTCAACAGCTATACGTAAGGCTATAGAAACGCATCAACCTTTACTCAGCTTACATGGACACATACACGAATCCAGAGGGGCACGGCTAATCGGCCGTACTTTATGCATAAATCCTGGAAGCGAGTATGGGGAGGGAATACTTAGAGGAGCTATTATAAATCTTGAGCAAGATAAAGTGAAAGGATACATGTTGACTTCCGGTTAA
- a CDS encoding APC family permease, translating to MEKPRVFVRTASGLIRTVSTLDAFFLSFWALSPLLGGVFIFWFSAAVFPGGHLPLASLVSIPFSLALAAVYAYFCSAMPRSGGDYIFVSRVLHPVLGFFMNFNYIFWVGLAWYPLNAWLTLTFSFSLAKSMGFSGVYDFWTQPTPFFIAGIIYIILMGIMMVLGMKVYTKIQLIAGILGFIATALALGVFAAHLGVDGFKTVFNSWAAEYTGMSDSYGYIIGTAEGLGEGFKGWTGTGFLGSLAVLWFLMTIPVWSNWVAGEIKRADAVKTHMTAMGGTAILAGIICAIFTALIMGVTGWRFYTAFGYLTLYPPEGWAIPITAEWPNIMRIIETNPALLTLIDLGFAAAAFILIPMDILLFTRCAFAWSFDRIAPQFLSDVNPRFHTPVKTIALFTLIGIFWWWFYLYSGMYALIAAVTIGVSITFIVTSIAGIAFPYLRRDLYEASPAKKEILGIPAITIAGIIATVYMCIMIGMYLVHPGLRELSISPSVAVLIIAIFIVSVLIFYAARVYHKRKEGIDIMWAFKELPPG from the coding sequence TTGGAAAAACCAAGAGTATTCGTAAGAACTGCCTCAGGGCTCATAAGGACAGTAAGCACTCTGGATGCCTTCTTCCTAAGCTTCTGGGCTCTAAGTCCACTCCTCGGAGGAGTCTTCATATTCTGGTTTTCGGCAGCGGTCTTCCCGGGAGGACACTTACCCCTAGCATCTTTGGTCTCCATACCGTTCAGCCTGGCGCTCGCCGCAGTATACGCCTATTTCTGCTCGGCGATGCCCCGCTCAGGAGGGGACTACATTTTCGTAAGCAGGGTCCTCCACCCAGTTCTAGGCTTCTTCATGAACTTTAACTATATCTTCTGGGTCGGCTTAGCATGGTACCCGCTAAATGCATGGCTTACTTTAACTTTTTCATTTTCCCTTGCTAAAAGCATGGGCTTCTCTGGAGTATATGACTTTTGGACACAACCCACGCCTTTCTTCATCGCTGGGATTATATACATAATCCTAATGGGGATAATGATGGTTCTGGGGATGAAGGTTTACACAAAGATCCAACTCATAGCAGGAATTCTAGGCTTCATAGCCACAGCCCTAGCACTCGGAGTATTCGCAGCACATTTAGGAGTTGACGGCTTCAAAACTGTTTTTAATTCATGGGCAGCAGAATATACGGGGATGAGCGACTCATACGGCTACATCATCGGAACTGCTGAAGGGTTAGGAGAAGGATTTAAAGGTTGGACAGGGACGGGCTTCCTCGGATCTCTAGCAGTACTATGGTTCTTGATGACGATACCAGTATGGAGCAACTGGGTCGCCGGAGAGATAAAGAGGGCGGATGCCGTAAAAACACATATGACGGCTATGGGAGGAACCGCTATTTTAGCAGGGATAATATGCGCCATATTCACTGCCTTAATAATGGGGGTGACAGGTTGGAGATTCTATACTGCATTCGGATACCTTACGCTCTATCCGCCTGAGGGCTGGGCGATCCCGATAACTGCTGAGTGGCCTAACATAATGAGAATTATCGAGACGAATCCTGCACTGCTAACATTAATAGACCTCGGATTCGCTGCGGCTGCTTTCATATTAATCCCCATGGACATCCTACTATTCACCAGATGCGCTTTCGCATGGTCGTTCGACAGAATCGCCCCCCAGTTCTTGTCCGATGTCAATCCTCGATTTCATACACCGGTGAAAACCATAGCATTATTCACTTTGATAGGTATCTTCTGGTGGTGGTTCTACCTATATTCCGGCATGTATGCTCTAATTGCAGCGGTAACCATAGGGGTCTCAATAACATTTATCGTGACATCCATAGCAGGCATAGCTTTCCCATACTTGAGGAGGGATCTCTATGAGGCATCTCCAGCGAAAAAAGAAATACTCGGAATCCCCGCGATAACAATAGCGGGCATAATAGCCACAGTCTATATGTGCATAATGATAGGAATGTATCTAGTCCACCCAGGACTCAGAGAGCTCTCAATATCCCCAAGCGTAGCAGTACTCATCATCGCCATATTCATAGTCTCCGTGCTCATATTCTACGCCGCTCGAGTATACCATAAGAGGAAGGAAGGCATAGACATAATGTGGGCATTTAAGGAACTACCGCCAGGTTAA
- a CDS encoding FAD-binding oxidoreductase, with protein MGLSIAYRIAEGGCDVTVFEQRNIASGSSGRNGGQIIQLDGRDKDPESIARRLLYAKENNKILDDLPHELGCDFELNRCGSFDVAFTDEEAEELNNLVEIQKKAGDREVEFLDGEEVRRLFPVLREGVCGARYRPTDGNLDPFKLTYGLAMAAKKHKAKIFTHSKVDKILIENGEVLGVSVMGKIVKAKWVVNAANAWAPILTPEIDILPLRQVAMLTEPIAPITPSPIETVIDGDVIYTTTQTKSGNIIVGGLRTQARFRSDHYREDVSPEEIQGSTSIISRLFPSLSHVNIIRTWAGTMGFTADGLPCIGLLPDVRGLVIAAGFSNGMANVAIVGKLVSELILCNGKTSLPLDPFDPSRFYKKKVDWPEPYNYTVLAEFLKKL; from the coding sequence ATGGGCCTCTCTATAGCTTATAGGATCGCTGAAGGGGGCTGCGATGTGACGGTGTTTGAGCAGAGGAATATCGCTTCAGGATCGTCCGGTAGAAATGGTGGGCAGATAATTCAACTTGATGGTAGGGATAAAGACCCTGAATCTATAGCCCGAAGATTGCTTTACGCCAAGGAGAACAATAAAATCCTTGATGATTTACCTCATGAGCTGGGCTGCGATTTTGAGCTGAATAGATGCGGAAGCTTCGATGTGGCATTTACCGATGAAGAGGCCGAGGAATTAAACAATCTCGTTGAGATCCAAAAGAAGGCGGGAGATAGAGAGGTAGAATTTTTAGATGGAGAGGAAGTTAGGAGGCTATTCCCCGTGCTGAGAGAAGGCGTATGCGGTGCGAGATACCGCCCAACTGATGGGAACCTCGATCCGTTTAAGTTAACCTACGGTTTAGCCATGGCGGCTAAAAAGCATAAGGCGAAGATATTCACACACTCCAAGGTAGATAAAATTCTGATAGAGAATGGGGAGGTTTTAGGAGTAAGTGTAATGGGGAAAATCGTTAAAGCTAAATGGGTTGTTAACGCCGCTAACGCCTGGGCCCCGATCCTAACGCCAGAGATAGATATATTGCCCCTGAGGCAGGTAGCTATGTTAACCGAGCCGATCGCCCCAATTACCCCCTCACCCATAGAAACTGTAATCGATGGAGACGTCATTTACACAACTACTCAAACCAAGAGTGGAAACATTATAGTAGGAGGATTAAGGACCCAGGCTAGATTTAGATCTGACCACTATAGGGAGGACGTATCGCCGGAGGAAATACAGGGAAGTACAAGCATAATCTCCAGGCTATTCCCATCGCTATCCCATGTCAATATAATTCGTACGTGGGCGGGGACCATGGGCTTTACAGCCGATGGCCTGCCATGCATAGGATTACTCCCCGACGTAAGAGGATTAGTCATAGCTGCCGGCTTCTCTAATGGAATGGCTAATGTAGCAATAGTTGGTAAACTGGTTTCAGAGCTTATCCTCTGCAATGGGAAAACTTCCCTACCATTAGATCCATTTGATCCATCGCGCTTTTATAAAAAGAAAGTTGATTGGCCTGAGCCCTACAATTACACAGTTCTAGCCGAATTCCTAAAGAAGCTATGA
- a CDS encoding (2Fe-2S)-binding protein, with product MRIYDHPILGGLREKRKVSIEVDGEIIEAYEGEPIAAALLAAGIRTFRHTLRENKPRGLFCAIGRCTDCVMTVDGIPNIRTCVTPVREGMRVETQVGLGKWRRI from the coding sequence ATGAGAATATATGATCACCCTATCTTGGGAGGTTTAAGAGAGAAAAGGAAGGTCTCCATAGAAGTTGACGGTGAAATAATAGAGGCATATGAGGGTGAACCGATCGCAGCGGCCTTATTAGCTGCGGGGATAAGGACGTTCCGCCATACACTAAGGGAAAATAAACCTAGAGGGCTCTTCTGCGCCATCGGACGATGCACAGACTGCGTTATGACGGTCGATGGGATTCCGAATATTAGGACCTGTGTAACTCCAGTGAGGGAGGGTATGAGGGTGGAGACTCAGGTTGGATTAGGGAAGTGGAGGCGAATTTAA
- a CDS encoding FAD-dependent oxidoreductase: MDAELSVIGSGPAGLSAAIESAKYGVRVELIDENILPGGQLFKQIHKFFGSKKHYAGVRGYDIGWRLLREAEDAKVNIRLNTTVWGIFQSSNNRIGLFDQQRVFFSKPKRLVIATGATENPLSFPGSTLPGVMGAGAVQTMMNIHRVLPGRRVLMVGAGNVGLIVSYQLLQAGAEVAAVVEAMPKIGGYLVHALKLMRTGVPILTSHTVLEARGDKEVESAVIASLDKDCRIVKGSEKELDVDLVCLAVGLKPDAELCRMLGCGFTYVPFLGGRVPIHNEDMETTIPGVYVAGDVSGVEEASVAMEEGRLAGISVAESLGYISEGEAEKEKDEIKERLRDFRIGPFGSPRQEGKDKILTEYKRWFSNEGKRDS; this comes from the coding sequence ATGGATGCAGAACTAAGCGTAATAGGATCAGGTCCAGCCGGATTATCCGCAGCCATAGAATCTGCCAAATATGGCGTTAGAGTTGAGCTAATCGATGAAAACATTCTTCCGGGAGGACAACTTTTCAAGCAGATCCATAAATTCTTCGGTTCTAAAAAGCATTACGCCGGAGTTAGAGGTTATGATATAGGATGGAGGCTGCTAAGAGAGGCTGAGGATGCGAAAGTGAATATAAGGTTAAACACTACGGTATGGGGAATCTTCCAATCCAGTAATAATCGGATTGGATTATTTGATCAGCAAAGAGTTTTCTTCTCAAAACCTAAGAGGCTCGTAATAGCTACCGGAGCAACGGAGAATCCTTTATCTTTCCCTGGAAGCACCCTCCCAGGTGTCATGGGTGCTGGAGCTGTTCAGACGATGATGAATATTCATAGGGTACTTCCAGGAAGGAGGGTGTTAATGGTCGGCGCTGGTAATGTTGGACTGATAGTTTCTTATCAGTTGCTCCAGGCTGGGGCTGAAGTCGCCGCAGTAGTTGAGGCGATGCCTAAGATAGGGGGATACTTGGTTCATGCCCTTAAATTGATGAGGACAGGCGTACCTATATTAACTTCTCATACGGTGCTGGAAGCCAGAGGTGACAAAGAGGTGGAAAGCGCTGTGATAGCTTCCCTAGACAAAGACTGTCGTATAGTAAAGGGGAGTGAAAAAGAGCTTGACGTAGACCTGGTTTGCCTCGCCGTAGGATTAAAGCCCGATGCAGAACTATGTCGGATGTTAGGTTGCGGGTTTACGTACGTACCCTTCCTAGGAGGGCGCGTACCCATCCACAATGAGGATATGGAAACGACCATCCCAGGAGTATACGTAGCGGGAGATGTCTCGGGAGTGGAGGAGGCTTCGGTCGCGATGGAAGAAGGGAGGCTCGCCGGCATAAGCGTAGCGGAATCCCTAGGCTATATATCTGAGGGAGAGGCTGAAAAGGAGAAAGACGAGATTAAAGAAAGACTTAGAGATTTCAGGATAGGCCCCTTCGGCTCCCCCAGACAGGAAGGAAAGGACAAGATACTAACCGAGTATAAAAGGTGGTTTTCAAATGAGGGAAAGCGAGATTCTTGA
- a CDS encoding 4Fe-4S binding protein, with translation MRESEILEKIRSSPGYPSRERFIKGPVCVIECPEEIPCDPCSQVCPFEAIDVGRPITNLPKLIEDRCTGCGLCITACPGLAIFVVNLNYSPGEASISMPYEFLPLPDVGQQVEMLNREGSYVCKGRIVRVNEGEDHTRVVTVAVPKEFYEHARGIKLISGKVR, from the coding sequence ATGAGGGAAAGCGAGATTCTTGAGAAGATAAGATCATCCCCGGGGTATCCTTCGCGTGAGAGATTTATTAAGGGCCCCGTTTGTGTGATAGAATGCCCCGAGGAGATCCCATGCGATCCTTGCAGTCAGGTTTGTCCTTTTGAGGCAATTGATGTTGGGAGACCGATCACGAATCTTCCGAAGCTCATTGAGGATAGATGTACCGGCTGTGGCTTATGTATAACAGCTTGCCCTGGTTTAGCGATCTTTGTGGTAAATCTTAACTATTCCCCCGGGGAGGCCTCCATATCCATGCCCTACGAGTTTCTCCCATTGCCGGATGTCGGCCAACAAGTGGAGATGCTTAACCGGGAAGGATCATACGTATGCAAAGGGAGAATTGTTAGGGTAAATGAGGGAGAAGATCATACACGGGTGGTTACAGTAGCTGTTCCAAAGGAGTTCTACGAGCATGCCAGGGGCATCAAGTTAATTTCAGGTAAGGTGAGGTAA
- a CDS encoding (2Fe-2S)-binding protein, translating into MKRRIICRCEEVSEEEILKAVRQGATDLDAVKRMTRAGMGLCQGRTCSRLIENIIHYTLGVPYEDIAPVTVRAPIRPIPVKFLSDMDLDQKD; encoded by the coding sequence ATGAAGAGGAGAATCATATGTCGCTGTGAAGAAGTGTCCGAGGAGGAGATATTAAAGGCAGTTAGGCAAGGTGCCACCGACCTAGATGCTGTGAAGAGAATGACCAGGGCGGGTATGGGGCTATGCCAAGGAAGGACCTGCTCTCGACTAATAGAAAATATTATTCATTATACTTTAGGTGTCCCATATGAGGACATCGCTCCAGTAACAGTTCGAGCTCCCATAAGGCCTATTCCAGTAAAATTTCTATCCGATATGGATTTAGATCAAAAAGATTAA
- a CDS encoding trimethylamine methyltransferase family protein — MPLSGIKGGQLRFFTKDQIYSLHLTSLNVLEQIGVMMDHDAALKLMEEAGAEVDYKDRIVKIPQYLVLEALRKVPRNITLYGRNSENDVALTRDMIYNGSANNAIAILDFNGTRRPATFKDLEDFTRLQDALENIHIMSTPITAFNDVSPKGVYKRCYEGVVKNTEKHVINQADGAKEVRDEARMAAAIMDIELEEVGRRPIFSVIADLAPPLKFPRTIIEVIMECAKYRIPILLESDPYAGGTAPITTAGIILQQNAEILAGITLTELAKPNTPIIYTCAPMVLDMRLGVASLGAPERGVYHVATAQLCRYYGVPLCGVAGTTDSKVVDVQAGYEKAISYLMAALSGVNIITSHTGTLESVLTISYEQSVIDNEIYGMVFRILRGGDISDDSLYEAFKVIGKVGPLGSHYLSQEHTRKYFPVEEWLPTVSDRNKWDAWVRKGKKTALKMAREKAKKILKEHRPEPLPRETLEEIARIAEEPIY; from the coding sequence ATGCCTCTTTCAGGAATTAAAGGAGGACAACTCAGATTCTTTACGAAAGATCAGATTTATAGTTTACACCTTACAAGTTTGAATGTCCTCGAGCAGATTGGGGTCATGATGGATCATGATGCCGCTTTAAAGCTCATGGAGGAGGCTGGAGCCGAAGTAGACTATAAAGATCGTATAGTTAAGATCCCCCAATACCTAGTATTAGAAGCCCTCAGGAAAGTCCCCCGAAACATTACATTGTACGGGAGAAATTCCGAGAATGATGTAGCCTTAACTAGAGACATGATTTACAATGGCTCAGCAAACAATGCAATAGCAATCCTAGACTTCAATGGTACGCGAAGACCAGCTACATTTAAGGACCTTGAAGATTTCACTCGACTCCAAGACGCACTGGAGAACATCCATATAATGTCTACCCCAATCACCGCTTTCAACGACGTATCCCCCAAAGGAGTTTACAAGAGATGCTACGAAGGAGTCGTAAAGAATACCGAGAAGCACGTCATCAATCAAGCAGATGGAGCAAAGGAGGTTAGAGACGAGGCGAGGATGGCCGCTGCAATAATGGATATTGAATTAGAAGAAGTGGGGAGGAGACCTATATTCTCCGTGATAGCAGATTTAGCCCCTCCATTGAAATTTCCAAGAACTATCATAGAGGTAATAATGGAATGCGCTAAATATAGGATTCCGATATTATTGGAGTCGGATCCATACGCGGGTGGAACGGCCCCGATTACCACTGCAGGGATAATCTTACAGCAGAATGCAGAAATATTAGCTGGAATAACTTTAACTGAGCTCGCTAAGCCTAATACACCCATAATTTATACATGTGCTCCTATGGTGTTAGACATGAGATTAGGGGTAGCCTCGTTGGGGGCACCTGAACGTGGGGTATATCATGTAGCCACCGCCCAGCTATGCCGTTACTATGGGGTACCCCTCTGCGGCGTCGCCGGTACAACTGACTCAAAGGTAGTTGATGTTCAAGCGGGATATGAAAAAGCCATATCGTACTTAATGGCTGCCTTGAGCGGCGTTAACATAATAACCTCACATACAGGTACCCTTGAGAGCGTTCTAACGATAAGTTACGAACAAAGCGTTATAGATAACGAAATTTATGGCATGGTATTCAGAATATTGAGGGGAGGGGACATCTCCGATGATAGCCTATATGAGGCGTTCAAGGTTATCGGAAAAGTCGGCCCTCTTGGAAGCCATTACCTCAGCCAAGAACATACAAGAAAATATTTCCCTGTGGAGGAGTGGTTGCCGACAGTTTCGGATAGAAATAAATGGGATGCCTGGGTAAGAAAAGGGAAGAAAACCGCTTTAAAAATGGCTAGAGAGAAGGCAAAGAAAATCTTAAAAGAGCACAGACCTGAACCACTCCCCAGAGAAACTTTAGAAGAGATCGCTCGAATAGCCGAGGAACCCATATATTAG
- a CDS encoding B12-binding domain-containing protein: MSSKEKLFNNLVEAVLTFDEKIIVEKTKEALSSGVDPLDIIEKGLAKGLKAVGEKYEAGEFFLMHLIAAAEPVQSVIKELLEPEIRKKGGGRKPLGKVVLGTVEGDIHDIGKNIVGAMLTAANFEVYDIGKDVPAEKFVEKAKEIQADIIGASALLTTTLPGQERIIEILKREGIRDRFKVILGGAPVTEEWVKKVGGDGYAGDAVEAVKLVKRLLGEGE, encoded by the coding sequence ATGTCATCTAAGGAGAAACTATTCAATAATTTAGTTGAGGCCGTTCTTACATTCGATGAAAAGATAATTGTAGAAAAGACCAAAGAAGCGTTATCCAGCGGGGTAGATCCGTTAGATATCATTGAGAAGGGATTGGCTAAAGGTTTGAAAGCGGTTGGGGAGAAATATGAAGCGGGAGAATTTTTCTTAATGCATCTAATAGCAGCAGCGGAGCCAGTACAATCAGTAATTAAAGAATTACTAGAACCGGAGATTCGGAAGAAAGGTGGCGGAAGAAAGCCCCTAGGTAAAGTCGTCCTCGGCACTGTAGAGGGAGATATCCATGATATTGGCAAGAACATCGTCGGAGCTATGCTTACAGCTGCTAACTTCGAAGTTTACGATATTGGAAAGGATGTACCAGCGGAGAAGTTTGTAGAGAAGGCGAAAGAGATTCAAGCGGACATCATCGGCGCATCAGCCCTGCTAACTACTACACTACCCGGCCAGGAGAGGATCATAGAAATTTTAAAAAGGGAAGGAATAAGGGACAGGTTCAAGGTCATTTTAGGAGGTGCACCGGTTACCGAGGAGTGGGTTAAGAAGGTTGGGGGAGACGGATACGCCGGAGACGCTGTCGAGGCCGTTAAATTGGTTAAAAGGTTGTTAGGTGAGGGGGAATAA
- a CDS encoding TRAM domain-containing protein, whose amino-acid sequence MGYQRRSFSRGFSKPVEEGKEYNVQITDTSRRGDGIAKVEGYIIFVPNTKPGDNVKVKIVSVRPRFAVAEVVG is encoded by the coding sequence ATGGGCTACCAGAGGCGTAGCTTCAGCAGAGGCTTCTCCAAGCCTGTCGAGGAAGGCAAGGAATATAACGTGCAGATAACCGACACCAGCAGGAGAGGCGACGGAATAGCTAAGGTGGAAGGCTACATAATATTCGTGCCGAACACGAAGCCGGGCGACAACGTGAAAGTTAAGATCGTATCCGTAAGGCCGAGGTTCGCCGTGGCTGAAGTAGTGGGTTAA
- a CDS encoding helix-turn-helix transcriptional regulator, protein MGGLEERFQVIYLDERSVSLGEVISSKTGSRVMEILYRYAGRVGLSASELSERIGAPRTTILHHLYKLMEAGIVEVNPLIRRDIDWKKFWGEAARLGLSRTEAERIRRARISGEKLFLPVKEGVILIPERMRGVEAKVKGMPLREAAAAVGSGVGLAGALILLREYAQPIPKARLAGEAALIAEAPQIPIALLLGLTLIAIAAAAYTVWLILTLRGRMRSLKQILIRSGEPRKSGG, encoded by the coding sequence ATGGGAGGGTTGGAGGAAAGGTTCCAAGTCATATACCTTGATGAGAGGAGCGTGAGCCTCGGCGAGGTCATCTCCTCGAAGACCGGGAGCAGGGTGATGGAGATCCTGTACAGGTATGCTGGCAGGGTTGGATTATCCGCGTCTGAGCTCTCGGAGAGGATCGGAGCCCCGAGGACCACCATCCTCCACCACCTATACAAGCTCATGGAGGCCGGGATCGTCGAGGTCAACCCCCTAATCCGGAGGGACATCGACTGGAAAAAGTTCTGGGGCGAGGCTGCGAGGCTGGGCCTATCCAGGACGGAGGCGGAGAGGATAAGGAGGGCCAGGATCTCGGGGGAGAAGCTCTTCCTGCCCGTGAAGGAGGGGGTAATCCTGATCCCTGAAAGGATGAGGGGGGTGGAGGCCAAGGTTAAGGGGATGCCCCTGAGGGAGGCCGCAGCCGCCGTGGGGTCCGGCGTAGGCCTCGCGGGCGCGCTCATACTCCTAAGGGAATATGCGCAGCCCATACCTAAGGCGAGGCTCGCCGGAGAAGCCGCATTGATCGCCGAGGCGCCGCAGATCCCCATAGCCCTCCTCCTGGGATTAACCCTGATAGCCATAGCGGCCGCCGCATACACGGTATGGCTGATCCTAACCCTTAGGGGGAGGATGAGAAGCCTAAAGCAAATTCTAATCCGCTCCGGAGAGCCGAGGAAAAGTGGGGGATAA